In the genome of Acidimicrobiia bacterium, one region contains:
- a CDS encoding MoxR family ATPase → MDLNALTDPDEVIDGLMSASYLADDHIAQVVFLAGRLEKPILTEGPAGVGKTELARAVAAASGRRLIRLQCYEGLDESRALYEWNYRKQLLRLQADKGRDWAEVEADIFGEDFLLARPLLEAIRSPEPVVLLIDEVDRLEIETEALLLEVLGDFQVSIPELGTITAESLPFVVLTSNATRELSEALKRRCLFLHIGYPTMERERDILMARVPGLEVVLAERIARLVASIRGHSLRKPPSVSESIDWARTLLALGVAEPDGETVTGTLHVLLKHQGDIDRMASELAAPAS, encoded by the coding sequence ATGGACCTCAACGCCCTCACCGACCCCGACGAGGTGATCGACGGCCTGATGTCGGCCTCGTACCTGGCGGACGATCACATCGCCCAGGTCGTGTTCCTCGCCGGGCGTCTCGAGAAGCCGATACTGACCGAGGGCCCCGCCGGCGTGGGCAAGACCGAGCTCGCCCGGGCAGTCGCCGCGGCGTCGGGGCGGAGATTGATCCGACTGCAGTGCTACGAGGGACTGGACGAATCCCGCGCCCTGTACGAGTGGAACTATCGCAAGCAGCTGCTGCGACTCCAGGCCGACAAGGGTCGCGACTGGGCCGAGGTCGAGGCCGACATCTTCGGAGAGGACTTCCTGCTGGCCCGTCCGTTGCTGGAGGCGATCCGCTCTCCTGAGCCGGTGGTCCTGCTGATCGACGAGGTGGACCGTCTCGAGATCGAGACCGAGGCCCTCCTCCTCGAGGTGCTCGGTGACTTCCAGGTCTCCATTCCCGAGCTGGGAACCATCACCGCCGAGTCGCTTCCGTTCGTCGTGCTCACATCCAATGCCACCCGGGAGCTGTCGGAGGCCCTCAAGCGCCGCTGCCTCTTCCTCCACATCGGTTACCCGACCATGGAGAGGGAGCGTGACATCCTCATGGCGCGGGTTCCCGGCCTCGAAGTGGTGCTCGCCGAACGGATCGCCCGCCTGGTCGCCAGCATCCGGGGCCACTCCCTTCGCAAGCCGCCATCGGTGAGCGAGTCGATCGATTGGGCGCGCACACTGCTCGCGCTCGGCGTCGCCGAGCCCGATGGCGAGACGGTCACCGGGACGCTCCACGTCCTGCTCAAGCACCAGGGCGACATCGATCGAATGGCTTCGGAGTTGGCCGCTCCGGCTTCCTGA
- the obgE gene encoding GTPase ObgE has product MFVDQVRVHLRGGDGGAGIVAFVKSRGRPRGKPVGGSGGPGGDVVVEANPGVSTLLDYMRRPHRRASSGTHGRGDLQHGSRGEDLVLLVPPGTVIRDDTGTILADLALPGQRVTLLQGGRGGQGNAALAGPRRISPDYAEQGEYGTEVSFVFELKLLVDAALIGFPNAGKSTLISRVSSAKPKIADYPFTTLIPNLGVVDVDGRQFVLADIPGLIEGAAEGKGLGHEFLRHVERSRVLVFLLDPSPMQEADCVTQLGVLRSELERHLPELAERPGLVVVGKGDLPGADEQARRLRATGTEVHLVSGVTGSGVDRLMHAVADLVESAPRSPEGEGYVLHRPVAPGFSVDRDGEQWVVTGRAAERAVAFDDLTKPGAAALAARRLAAAGVDDELRRLGAVAGDEVRIGDLVFEFSDEPGDEDG; this is encoded by the coding sequence GTGTTCGTCGACCAGGTTCGGGTCCATCTGCGAGGCGGTGATGGAGGGGCCGGCATCGTCGCCTTCGTCAAGTCCCGTGGTCGCCCGCGCGGGAAGCCGGTGGGCGGCTCGGGTGGTCCCGGCGGCGACGTCGTGGTCGAAGCGAACCCCGGGGTCTCCACACTCCTGGACTACATGCGCCGACCCCATCGCAGGGCGTCTTCCGGAACTCACGGTCGCGGCGACCTGCAACACGGCAGCCGCGGGGAGGACCTGGTGTTGCTTGTCCCACCGGGCACCGTGATCCGCGATGACACCGGCACCATCCTCGCCGACCTGGCACTTCCTGGCCAGAGGGTGACCCTGCTCCAGGGGGGTAGGGGAGGGCAGGGGAACGCCGCCCTCGCAGGCCCCCGCCGTATCTCTCCCGACTACGCCGAGCAGGGCGAGTACGGTACGGAAGTCAGCTTCGTGTTCGAGCTGAAGCTGCTGGTCGATGCCGCCCTCATCGGCTTTCCGAACGCCGGCAAGAGCACTCTCATCTCGCGGGTGTCGTCGGCCAAGCCCAAGATCGCCGACTATCCGTTCACGACCCTGATCCCGAACCTGGGCGTCGTGGACGTCGACGGGAGGCAATTCGTGCTCGCCGACATCCCCGGGCTGATCGAGGGGGCCGCCGAAGGCAAGGGCCTGGGCCACGAGTTCCTCAGACACGTAGAGCGAAGCCGTGTACTCGTGTTCCTGCTCGATCCTTCGCCAATGCAGGAGGCCGACTGCGTCACTCAACTGGGGGTTCTGAGGTCGGAGCTGGAACGGCATCTGCCCGAACTTGCAGAGCGCCCCGGGCTGGTCGTCGTCGGCAAGGGCGACCTGCCGGGGGCCGATGAGCAGGCGAGGCGGCTCCGGGCCACCGGGACCGAGGTTCATCTGGTGTCGGGGGTTACCGGCAGCGGGGTAGATCGGCTCATGCATGCGGTTGCCGACCTCGTCGAGTCGGCGCCGCGATCGCCCGAGGGGGAGGGCTACGTGCTGCATCGCCCGGTCGCGCCGGGGTTCTCGGTGGATCGTGACGGCGAACAGTGGGTGGTGACGGGACGAGCCGCCGAGCGCGCCGTCGCCTTCGACGACCTGACCAAGCCCGGCGCGGCGGCACTGGCGGCCCGTCGGCTGGCCGCCGCCGGCGTCGACGACGAGCTGCGCCGACTGGGGGCGGTGGCCGGCGACGAGGTTCGAATCGGGGACCTCGTCTTCGAGTTCAGCGATGAGCCCGGCGATGAGGACGGGTAG
- the rpmA gene encoding 50S ribosomal protein L27, whose protein sequence is MSKTKGGGSTKNGRESHAKRLGPKVFDGQTVTAGAIIVRQRGTKIHPGDNVARGGDDTLFATSNGTVAYGTRHGRREVSVRADG, encoded by the coding sequence ATGTCCAAGACGAAGGGTGGAGGGTCCACCAAGAACGGCCGCGAGTCGCACGCCAAGCGCCTTGGCCCCAAGGTGTTCGATGGCCAGACGGTGACCGCCGGGGCGATCATCGTCCGTCAGCGTGGCACCAAGATCCATCCCGGCGACAACGTGGCTCGCGGGGGCGACGACACGCTGTTCGCCACCTCCAACGGGACGGTCGCATACGGCACCCGGCACGGCCGCCGCGAGGTCAGCGTCCGCGCCGACGGCTGA
- the rplU gene encoding 50S ribosomal protein L21 has translation MYAIIRSGGKQAKVREGDVIDVERLRADGDVTFTPLLLVDDKGKVTKGSDLKGARVTARVVGAAKGDKIDIFKYKAKTGYRNRGGHRQRYTTLEVLKIEGPKKPPGKAPADDEADAASEKAPPTEVAAKKAPAKTTTDTPAKKLAAAKKAPAKTTADTPAKKPAAAKKAPAKTTAEAPAKKPAAKKPADEAPTEGKEG, from the coding sequence ATGTACGCCATCATCCGCTCCGGCGGCAAGCAGGCCAAGGTGCGCGAAGGCGACGTCATCGACGTCGAGCGTCTGCGCGCCGACGGCGATGTCACCTTCACCCCCTTGCTCCTGGTGGACGACAAGGGCAAGGTCACCAAGGGATCCGACTTGAAGGGCGCCCGGGTGACGGCTCGGGTCGTGGGCGCCGCCAAGGGCGACAAGATCGACATCTTCAAGTACAAGGCGAAGACCGGCTATCGCAACCGTGGCGGCCATCGTCAGCGCTACACCACGCTCGAGGTGCTGAAGATCGAAGGACCGAAGAAGCCGCCGGGCAAGGCTCCGGCGGACGATGAGGCCGACGCCGCATCCGAGAAGGCCCCACCCACCGAGGTGGCGGCGAAGAAGGCTCCTGCCAAGACGACGACAGACACTCCGGCCAAGAAGCTGGCGGCGGCGAAGAAGGCTCCTGCCAAGACGACGGCAGACACTCCGGCCAAGAAGCCGGCGGCGGCGAAGAAGGCTCCTGCCAAGACCACGGCGGAAGCCCCGGCCAAGAAGCCGGCGGCCAAGAAGCCGGCCGACGAGGCCCCGACCGAGGGCAAGGAGGGCTGA
- a CDS encoding Rne/Rng family ribonuclease has translation MGLFRKKSARVVRRGVGDTAVEERKTRRVAGSTVEIRRVVEASPPPQQGGRERRGESRKRRPRDGRTDQRTEPEAITPPPVSERRQMLVRRTPHQTQIVVMEGALLVEHYVARSDRPSLTNNIYLGKVRNVLPGMEAAFVDFGEPKNGVLYAGDVASDGEGRKKLRIEKMLKTGDEVLVQVVKDAMGHKGARLTNEVNLSGRYVVLDPNVDKPSVSRRLSDAERDRLKDIARVLASEIDLRGFGMIVRTAAEGATKEEISSDILRLLEVWDGINAEIPRGGAPRLLYQEPPLVIRVIREHFTRDFRRLLIDDQDIFDEVVGYLDDTDPDLVSRVARYDEEMPIFERFHVEDQLRKALDRKVWLPSGGHVVIDRTEALTVIDVNTGRFVGHSNLEETVLQNNLEAAAEIAHQLRLRDIGGIIVIDFIDMEIAKNRDAVLRKFREELARDKTRTQVFDVSNLGLVEMTRKNESEGLLESFSHLCPTCAGRGVVLYEDAATSGSRMPDPEPEA, from the coding sequence ATGGGTTTGTTTCGCAAGAAGTCCGCACGCGTCGTGCGGCGCGGTGTCGGCGACACCGCGGTGGAGGAGCGCAAGACCAGGCGGGTTGCCGGCAGCACCGTTGAGATTCGCCGCGTCGTCGAGGCCTCGCCGCCCCCGCAACAGGGAGGCCGGGAACGGCGCGGCGAGTCGAGGAAGCGTCGACCTCGCGACGGTCGCACCGACCAGCGCACCGAACCGGAGGCCATCACCCCGCCGCCGGTGAGCGAGCGCAGGCAGATGCTGGTGCGCCGCACACCACACCAGACCCAGATCGTGGTCATGGAGGGGGCGCTGCTCGTCGAGCATTACGTGGCCCGATCCGACCGGCCGTCGCTGACCAACAACATCTACCTGGGAAAGGTGAGGAATGTGCTTCCCGGGATGGAGGCCGCCTTCGTCGACTTCGGCGAGCCCAAGAACGGGGTCCTCTACGCCGGTGATGTGGCGTCGGATGGCGAGGGTCGCAAGAAGCTTCGCATCGAGAAGATGCTCAAGACCGGTGACGAGGTGCTCGTCCAGGTCGTGAAGGACGCCATGGGGCACAAGGGCGCACGGCTGACCAACGAGGTGAACCTCTCGGGCAGGTACGTGGTGCTCGATCCGAACGTCGACAAGCCTTCGGTCAGCCGCCGGCTATCAGACGCCGAGCGAGATCGCCTCAAGGACATCGCCCGGGTGCTGGCATCCGAGATCGACCTGCGGGGTTTCGGGATGATCGTTCGCACCGCCGCCGAAGGGGCGACGAAGGAGGAGATCTCGAGCGACATCCTGCGGTTGCTGGAGGTGTGGGACGGCATCAACGCCGAGATTCCGAGAGGTGGCGCTCCGAGACTCCTCTACCAGGAGCCACCCCTGGTGATCCGTGTGATCCGTGAGCACTTCACCAGGGACTTTCGCAGGCTGCTGATCGACGATCAGGACATCTTCGATGAGGTCGTCGGCTACCTCGACGACACCGATCCGGACCTGGTGTCGCGTGTCGCCCGGTACGACGAGGAGATGCCGATCTTCGAGCGTTTCCACGTCGAGGACCAGCTGCGCAAGGCCTTGGACCGCAAGGTGTGGCTGCCATCGGGGGGTCATGTCGTGATCGACCGGACCGAGGCGCTGACGGTGATCGACGTCAACACGGGCCGCTTCGTCGGCCACTCCAACCTGGAGGAGACGGTGTTGCAGAACAACCTCGAGGCAGCCGCCGAGATCGCCCACCAGCTTCGACTACGCGACATCGGCGGGATCATCGTGATCGACTTCATCGACATGGAGATCGCCAAGAACCGCGATGCCGTCTTGCGCAAGTTCCGGGAGGAGCTGGCTCGCGACAAGACCCGCACGCAGGTGTTCGACGTGTCCAACCTGGGGCTCGTCGAGATGACCCGCAAGAACGAGTCGGAGGGTCTGCTCGAGTCGTTCAGTCACCTGTGCCCCACATGTGCCGGTCGGGGAGTGGTGCTCTACGAGGATGCAGCCACCTCGGGATCTCGGATGCCCGACCCCGAGCCGGAAGCCTGA
- a CDS encoding thymidine kinase: MDRRDQRGWVEVICGPMFSGKSEELIRRITRYAIARIPTQTFKPVIDDRYSSDRVVSHSSLSTAAEPVATSADILARVRESTVVVGIDEAQFFDAGLVEVVDRLAAASKQVIVAGLDLDFLGRPFGPVPTLMTRAEYLTKSLAVCHRCGGPGMFTQRVIRSDELVVLGAQGAYEARCRRCYDPEEGQQERLEIGTG, encoded by the coding sequence ATGGATCGGAGGGATCAGCGGGGCTGGGTCGAGGTGATCTGCGGTCCCATGTTCTCCGGAAAGAGCGAAGAGCTGATCCGTCGCATCACCCGCTACGCCATCGCTCGGATTCCCACTCAGACTTTCAAGCCGGTGATCGACGACCGCTACTCCAGTGACCGGGTGGTCTCGCACTCCTCCCTCTCGACCGCCGCCGAGCCGGTCGCCACCTCCGCCGACATCCTCGCCCGGGTGCGGGAGTCGACCGTGGTCGTGGGCATCGATGAGGCGCAGTTCTTCGACGCCGGGCTCGTCGAGGTCGTGGACCGTCTCGCCGCAGCCTCGAAGCAGGTGATCGTTGCCGGTCTCGATCTCGACTTCCTGGGGCGGCCTTTCGGTCCGGTTCCGACCCTCATGACCAGGGCCGAGTACCTCACGAAGAGCCTGGCCGTGTGCCATCGCTGTGGCGGCCCGGGAATGTTCACCCAGCGCGTGATCCGCTCCGACGAGTTGGTGGTGCTGGGAGCTCAGGGAGCGTACGAGGCGCGTTGCAGGCGCTGCTACGACCCCGAGGAGGGTCAGCAGGAGCGCCTGGAGATCGGTACGGGCTGA
- the rodA gene encoding rod shape-determining protein RodA: MSGVDLRPRGSRSRPDFLLLGAMGLLTALGILMIFTASAPRLEAEGLDRSSLMVRQVWFVALGLVVLLVASLISDRTWHAITPLIYGGTLVLLAAVLSPVGALRQGAQRWIDLGVIDLQPSEIAKPAVVLALAVLLAPVHEASMRWRRVAKALALVALPAALIFVQPDLGTMLVFGFVALVMMFVAGTSVRQIVLLIALALVALLAAVQLNILKAYQLDRIEGFFNLGDQTLSINYNQNQSQVAIGNGGLFGRGLFEGTQTNLAFVPAQTTDFIFTAVGEQLGFVGGALVLGLYGLVILRMLMIAGAARDRFGQLVATGVAAMFGFHVFVNVGMTLGLLPVTGLPLPFLSYGGSFYLAMALSVGIVNSIWMRRARLPGALQLTR, encoded by the coding sequence ATGAGCGGAGTGGACCTCCGGCCGAGAGGATCACGCTCGCGGCCCGACTTTCTCCTGCTGGGGGCGATGGGCCTGCTCACGGCACTCGGGATCCTGATGATCTTCACGGCGTCGGCGCCTCGGTTGGAAGCGGAGGGCCTCGACCGATCCTCGCTGATGGTTCGGCAGGTGTGGTTCGTCGCCCTGGGACTGGTTGTGCTGCTGGTCGCATCGCTGATATCCGACCGCACCTGGCATGCGATCACCCCGTTGATCTACGGAGGGACCCTGGTGCTGCTGGCGGCAGTCCTCTCACCGGTGGGCGCCCTGCGCCAGGGAGCGCAGCGCTGGATCGACCTCGGCGTCATCGACCTGCAGCCGTCCGAGATCGCCAAGCCGGCGGTGGTCCTCGCCCTGGCGGTGCTCCTGGCTCCCGTGCACGAGGCATCGATGAGGTGGCGGCGGGTGGCGAAGGCGCTGGCCCTCGTGGCGCTGCCGGCGGCGCTCATCTTCGTCCAGCCCGACCTGGGCACGATGCTCGTCTTCGGCTTCGTGGCCCTGGTGATGATGTTCGTGGCGGGCACTTCGGTGCGTCAGATCGTGCTGCTCATCGCTCTGGCCCTCGTGGCACTGTTGGCGGCGGTCCAGCTCAACATCCTCAAGGCGTACCAGTTGGATCGGATCGAAGGCTTCTTCAACCTGGGGGACCAGACGCTCTCGATCAACTACAACCAGAATCAGAGCCAGGTGGCGATCGGCAACGGCGGGCTGTTCGGCCGCGGGCTCTTCGAAGGCACTCAGACGAACCTCGCCTTCGTCCCGGCGCAGACCACCGACTTCATCTTCACCGCCGTCGGCGAGCAGCTCGGCTTCGTCGGGGGTGCCCTGGTACTGGGGCTGTACGGCCTGGTCATCCTTCGCATGCTCATGATCGCCGGGGCGGCGCGGGATCGGTTCGGCCAGTTGGTGGCGACCGGCGTGGCGGCCATGTTCGGGTTCCACGTGTTCGTGAACGTGGGGATGACGCTGGGTCTGCTTCCGGTCACCGGGCTTCCCCTGCCCTTCCTCTCGTACGGAGGATCGTTCTACCTGGCAATGGCGCTCAGCGTCGGGATCGTCAACTCGATCTGGATGCGACGGGCGCGGCTGCCCGGTGCGCTGCAACTGACCCGCTGA